The following is a genomic window from Gemmatimonadales bacterium.
TGCCCGGACCGAGCGACTGCGGCGCCGTCACGACGAGGAGCGCGCCGGCCACCGCCATCGCGACGCCCGCCGTCAGCACGTCCGACGAGACGGACCATCCAGCGGTCGCACCGGGGCTGCCGCCCGCCGCGTCGATCGTGAAGAGAGTGTAGAAGGTGTCGGCCGAGCTGGAGAGAAAGCTCCGGGGCTCGCTGGAGAGGAGCGTGGCGAAGGCGACCGCGGCCCAGACGGCGATGCCGCCCAGGGCGCCGTGCGAGATGCGCAGCGGGATGCGTCGCCCGAAATCCTTGGGCCCGACGAACGACCAGATTCCGCCGAAGAGCACTGCCGAGATCGCGCCCATTCCCACCAGCTGGCGGCGCGCCTTGTCGGGGTCCTGGGCCAGGTCGGTGGAGAAGAGGCCGTCGATGTCGAGCGTGCCCCGGTAGAGCAGGAACGCGAGGGCGAACGCGATCGCAACGGTCGTGATTCGCCGTGCGGGCGAGACGTACTGCGGCCCCTGGCGCGAGAGGATGTCGGGGTGCATCACCACCACGAGGGCGATCGCCATGATCACCGTGGCCGTCACCGCCAGTGTCGTCTCGAGCCCCGCCGCCGCGAGGCGTCCCGGCCACGCCGCCGGACCGCTCCAGAACGCCGGAGCGATGCCCCATCCACGCGGGAACGCGAAGCCGAAGACCACTTCCGTGGAAGCGGAGAGGTCTGGCGGCACCGCGGCCGCGGCGCGCGCGAGCGCGTAGAGGACGCCGAACACGAGGAAGAGCGCCGCGACGATGGCGGCACGCTTGGCCTCTCGGCCCGGGGTAGAGGGGTTGAGGACGGGAAGATCGGCAAGGGTCATGGCGACTCCGGTGGAAAGCCCTGGTGACGGCTCAGTAGCTGATGCGTATGGTGCCGAGATCGCGGCGGCTCGCCGCGGCGACAATAAACTGGCCAGGATCGCCCGCCACCGAAAGGCCCCGAAGGCGTTCGGGCGCTGTCCCTTCCGGCGCGAGCAGTGCGAGCTGGAACCGCCCCGCGGGCACGTCGCGGAACGTGAAGTCCCCCAAGGCGCTCGGCGTGGCCGTGCGAACGATGTTCTGGAGGGCGAGGCCGTCGGTTCGCGGGGCGAGCAGCCAGGGGTCGGTGCCCGGCTCTGCCCCGGTGACGAGTGCGACGCGCCAGGCCGCGGGGTCGGGCGCGGCGAGGCGGCCCCGCACCTCGGGGGCGGTCACGGCAGGTGGTCCGGCGGCGAGACGCTCGAGCTTCTCGCGCCAGTCCGCGGTCGCGGCGTAGCGGGCCGTGTCGCGGAGTGCGCGGACCCAGGCCGCGGCGGCCGGATCTCCTGAGAACGTCTCGATGCCCTTCAGCCCCAGGCGGAAAGCGAAGGCGCCGACCAGGGCGGGCGCCGCGTCGCCGAAGATCTGCGTTCGCGCGTCTTCGGTCCGAAACAGGCGAGCCAGGATGGCGACGCGGCAGCCCACGGCCCGCGCGGCCAGTGCGGATACCTCGTCATGGTGCGCGCCGAGCCAGCGGTCGAGCGCGGCGAGGTTGGCCTCCGAGGCGGCCGGCAGCGGTCGGTCGGCGTACGCGGGTGATGGGGCGCAGTCGGCGGCGAGGGAGCGCGGGAGCAGCGCCTGTCTCGCCGGCACTCGGCGGCGCGCGTCTTCCGCCCCCATCAGCAGCACGATGGGCCGCGCGGGGCCGCTCACCGAGAGGCCGAGGGACTCCACCACGTCGGGCGCGGCCTCGGAGACCCGCTGGCGCGAGCCGGCCGAGGTCCGCCACCCAGCGAGCAGGACCCGCCCCAGAACGGCAGCGGCGGCGGCGCCGGCGCCGCCGCGGCTCTTCGGGCCCAGGCTCTGCGGCGCGCCAACGACCGCGAGGGCTCCGGCCATCCCCATCGCCAGCCCATAGGTCAGGATGGTGGAGAGGAGGATCCAGCCGTACGTCCCGCCGGGCGCACCTCGGCTCGCGTCCAGCGTGGCGAGGACGTTGCCCACGGCCGCGAGCTCGCCCAGCGCGCGCAGCGGCTCGGCGAGCAGCACACCCAGGCAGCACGCGCCCCACATCGAGAGTCCGGCGACCGCGCCGTGCCCGAACCGCAGGTAGGCGCGGATGTTGAGCACCCCCGGGCCCGCGATCAGCCACAGGGACGCGCAGAAGACGACGAACACGGCGCCGATCCGGAGCGCGGCACCGATGTCCACGTTCGTATTGAACGTGATGTCGGGGGTGAGAGCGGCGCCGAGACGGGACATCGCCTCCGGCGCGCCGACGCCGATGATCACCGCCGAGGCGTAGGCCACCACCCGGCGCAGCGGCGGCAGGAAGTACTGGCGGGGCCTCTGGAGGACGCCGGGGTGGATCACGGCGAGCGCCGCCGCGGATATCAGGACCACGCCGAGAATCCGGATCGCCGCGTAAGCGCCCACCGACGGTACCAGCCGGCTCGGAATGGCCGCGAGGCCGTGCCAGTCCGAAGGGTCCATCCCCCAGGCCCTGGGGCCGATCCCCGGGACCCCGTAGGTGAAAACCGTGAGGGGGCCGTCGCGCAACGGCAACGCGGCCTCGGCGAGGGCCCAACCCACCATGCCGAGGAACGCGAGGCTGGCGACCAGCGCGGCGCGCATCGCTTCGCGTCGCGGGGTCGAGGGGTTCAGGATAGGAAGGCCGACGATCGTCACGCGCCGGAGAATGGGGTTTGCCGGGCCGGACGTCAACCGTATAGCTTCACGCGAACCGAGGCTACTCGTTCATGCCAGCACTAACCAAAGCCGACGAACAGCTCGCCGAAGTCCGCCGCCGCCTCCTCAGCGCCGCGGCCGGCACCCTCATCGTGTTCGTGGTGGGGGTGGTCGGGTACATGATCATCGGGCGCGGCGAGCACCGGTTCCTCGACAGCCTGTACATGACCGTGATCACGCTGACCACGGTGGGCTACGGCGAGATCATCCCGATGGACAACAACCCCGCGGGCCGGATCTTCACGATGATTCTGCTGGTCTTCGGGATGGGGATCCTGGTCTACTTCGCTTCGACGGTCACGGCATTCTTCGTCGAAGGTCAGCTCGAGCAGGTGTTCTGGAGGAAGCGCATGCGCAAGGCGATCAGCGAACTCAAGGAGCACGTCATCGTGTGCGGTGACCGCGTGGTGGCCGGCCACGTGATAGACGAGATGCGGCGGGTGCGCCGCTCCGTCGTCTCGGTGCATCCGGCCGGGACCCCGCATCCGCTCATCACTACCGAGGGTGAGCTGCTCCACGTCGAAGGAGACCCCTCGGATGAAGAGGTGCTGCGCGAGGCAGGCATCATGCGCGCGGCGGGCTTGGTGGCGGCGATGGAGTCGGACCGCGAGAACGTGCTGTGCGCGCTCACCGCCCGGCAGACCAACCCGATCATGCGGATCGTCTCCATGCTGGTCGAGCCGCGCAACGAGTCCAAGCTGCGGCGCGCGGGCGCCGACAGCGTGGTCTCGCCGTTCTCCATCGGCGGGCTGCGCATGGCGTCGGAGATGATCCGGCCGGCCGTCGTGACCTTCCTCGACTCCATGCTGCGCGACCGCGACCGCAACCTGCGTATCGAGGAGATCCTGGTCGGACGGGGCTCGCCGGCCATCGGCAAGTCGCTGCGCGAGCTGCACGTCAACGCGATCCCCGGACTGTTGCTGCTCGCCCTCGTCGAAGGCAAGGATGGGCGCTACCACTTCAAGCCGAAGGACGATCTCGTGGTGGCCGAAGCCGCGACGCTGATCGTGATGGGAGACCCCGCCGCCGTGGGCCAGCTGCGCGAGAAGTACGGAGGACAGACCTACGCGGAAATGGCCGCTACCACGGAGCGGCCGGCCGCAGGGCGTTCCTGACCCGGTCACCCACCGCGAAGAGCGCCACCGCGAGGATCGCTCCCGCGATCGCGTCGACCCCATAGTGGATCTGGCCGTACACCGTTCCGAGCGCGAGCCCGAACGACACCGGGGCGAGCACCAGGGCCAGCCGCCGCGCGTCCCGCCAGGATGCCATCACCGCCATCCACGACGCAGCCACGTGCGATGACGGGAACGCCGTCCCCCACGCCGAACCAACCTCGAGCACCCGGTGAACGAATCGCGCCGGCAGTACGGTGGTGATGGGTCCGGTGGCGTCACCGAAGAACTCGCGCGGCCCCGTCACCGGCAGGAACGCGAAGATGAGGTAGCAGGTGTAGAAGGCGAGCGTGATGAGGAACATCCCGCGCTCGTAGGCTTCCCGGGGAGTGCGGAAGTAGAGCCAGAGCCCGGTCCCCGTGACGATCCAGTAGTACGACCCGTAGCAGAAGTGCATGATCCACGACAACACCAGGCTCGGCACGCGCTGGTTCCAGATCACGCTCACCTGGCCGCCGAACACCGCCTCCTCCCAGCGCAGCACGAGGGCATCGTAGACGTGGGCCGTGTCGAGCGCGATCACCCCGAGCTGAGTGTAGTACACGATGGACAGCAGAACGCCGTAGCCACCGCCGATGAAGGCAACCAGGCCCGTCACCGGGGCGCGCGCCAGCAGGGCGACCAGCGTCAGCGTGAGCGCGTTGCCGAGCAGGAGCCACCGCCAGGCGCCGACGACCGGAGCATGCCATACGACCACCGCGGTGTTCACGAGCAGGAAGCCGATCATCAGGCGGTCGGTCGCGGTGACGCCCCGGCGCCCGGTCAGGCGAGGAGTCTCTGCGTCCGGTACCACGCCGCAG
Proteins encoded in this region:
- a CDS encoding NAD-binding protein — encoded protein: MPALTKADEQLAEVRRRLLSAAAGTLIVFVVGVVGYMIIGRGEHRFLDSLYMTVITLTTVGYGEIIPMDNNPAGRIFTMILLVFGMGILVYFASTVTAFFVEGQLEQVFWRKRMRKAISELKEHVIVCGDRVVAGHVIDEMRRVRRSVVSVHPAGTPHPLITTEGELLHVEGDPSDEEVLREAGIMRAAGLVAAMESDRENVLCALTARQTNPIMRIVSMLVEPRNESKLRRAGADSVVSPFSIGGLRMASEMIRPAVVTFLDSMLRDRDRNLRIEEILVGRGSPAIGKSLRELHVNAIPGLLLLALVEGKDGRYHFKPKDDLVVAEAATLIVMGDPAAVGQLREKYGGQTYAEMAATTERPAAGRS
- a CDS encoding phosphatase PAP2 family protein, which gives rise to MVPDAETPRLTGRRGVTATDRLMIGFLLVNTAVVVWHAPVVGAWRWLLLGNALTLTLVALLARAPVTGLVAFIGGGYGVLLSIVYYTQLGVIALDTAHVYDALVLRWEEAVFGGQVSVIWNQRVPSLVLSWIMHFCYGSYYWIVTGTGLWLYFRTPREAYERGMFLITLAFYTCYLIFAFLPVTGPREFFGDATGPITTVLPARFVHRVLEVGSAWGTAFPSSHVAASWMAVMASWRDARRLALVLAPVSFGLALGTVYGQIHYGVDAIAGAILAVALFAVGDRVRNALRPAAPW